A single Blastopirellula retiformator DNA region contains:
- the cls gene encoding cardiolipin synthase — MEWIQEIGLFALCAHSIGVLTAINAIMKTRTSQGAIAWALTLFMFPYVAVPAYWIFGRNRFHGYVEARRSENRGVEHINSTLRGAAGEFIVTDDLPYQLKTFQNLAEFPFSRKNSIRLLINGQATFDAIFAAIESAEKYVLVQFYIMRHDELGDALQRRLIERAKAGVHVYVLYDEIGSYGLSRKYIQDLRDAGVEIVPFHTTKGRGNRFQLNFRNHRKIVVVDGQTAFVGGHNVGDEYMGRSKSFGKWRDTHVVLRGPAVQAVQRSFMEDWNWATHDLPQVEWSPEPADDDQQVLVLPTGPADEYERCTLFFVQSINMAEKRVWIASPYFVPDPPVIAALQLAAIRGCDVRIMLPERPDHILVYLSAFSFIAEAAPKGVRFFRYEPGFLHQKVVLIDDHFGAVGTANLDNRSFHLNFEIMIAAADEKFAADVAAMLEDDFEHCREAHADELAQQSYLFRLTVALSRLMAPIQ, encoded by the coding sequence ATGGAGTGGATCCAAGAAATAGGGCTCTTCGCCCTTTGCGCCCATTCGATTGGGGTTTTGACCGCGATCAACGCGATCATGAAAACCCGCACGTCGCAGGGCGCCATTGCCTGGGCGTTGACCCTGTTTATGTTTCCGTACGTGGCGGTCCCCGCCTACTGGATCTTTGGTCGCAATCGGTTTCACGGCTACGTCGAAGCCCGGCGGAGCGAAAACCGTGGCGTGGAGCATATCAACAGCACCTTGCGGGGTGCAGCCGGCGAGTTCATCGTTACCGATGACCTTCCGTATCAGCTCAAAACCTTTCAAAACCTCGCCGAGTTCCCCTTTAGCCGCAAAAACTCGATCCGCCTGCTGATCAACGGTCAGGCGACCTTCGACGCCATCTTCGCCGCGATTGAATCTGCCGAGAAGTATGTCTTGGTGCAGTTCTACATCATGCGGCATGACGAGCTTGGCGATGCGCTGCAGCGACGATTGATCGAGCGGGCCAAGGCCGGCGTCCACGTCTACGTGCTGTATGACGAGATTGGCAGCTATGGACTGTCACGCAAGTACATTCAAGACCTGCGCGACGCTGGCGTCGAGATCGTGCCGTTTCATACCACCAAGGGACGCGGCAACCGCTTTCAACTTAACTTTCGCAACCATCGCAAGATCGTCGTTGTTGATGGCCAGACGGCATTTGTCGGCGGGCACAACGTTGGCGACGAATATATGGGACGGAGCAAGAGCTTTGGCAAGTGGCGCGATACGCATGTCGTCCTTCGCGGCCCAGCGGTGCAAGCGGTGCAGCGGTCGTTTATGGAAGACTGGAACTGGGCGACGCACGACCTGCCCCAGGTCGAATGGTCGCCGGAGCCGGCCGATGACGATCAGCAGGTCTTGGTGCTGCCCACCGGTCCAGCCGATGAATATGAGCGTTGTACGCTCTTCTTTGTGCAATCGATCAACATGGCCGAGAAGCGGGTCTGGATCGCCAGTCCTTACTTTGTACCGGATCCTCCGGTGATTGCGGCGCTACAGCTGGCGGCGATTCGGGGCTGCGACGTCCGGATTATGTTGCCGGAACGCCCCGACCATATCCTGGTTTATCTCTCGGCGTTCTCGTTCATCGCCGAAGCGGCGCCCAAGGGCGTTCGCTTCTTCCGCTACGAGCCCGGGTTTTTGCACCAAAAGGTGGTGCTTATCGACGATCACTTTGGGGCGGTCGGCACGGCGAATCTCGATAACCGCTCGTTCCATCTCAACTTTGAGATCATGATTGCGGCCGCCGACGAAAAGTTCGCCGCCGACGTCGCCGCGATGCTGGAGGATGACTTCGAGCATTGCCGCGAGGCGCACGCCGACGAGCTGGCCCAGCAGTCATATCTGTTCCGCCTGACGGTGGCTCTCTCTCGTTTAATGGCCCCCATTCAGTAG
- a CDS encoding diguanylate cyclase produces the protein MASKAAAAAMSPKVNALLDFLSVIQQETFMQRRPLRVLLVSQDRSFLRRTAEFLSACRIAAYVVADAEQAEWALASREPDIVVVDTAMPKAWSVLQSPRRERHTTQAYVYAIAITDDDSPDRVFEALAGGADDIIPRPLRFTELLVRVRSAARSLEVESRLYRRVGRRSTSGLGNSGVLLRLLREDLRDAATTGNEVSVALFDIDYALRFGADSGFDRIVEQVTSTISGEMLPTYRMCQPSVDQLAVLLPNSTSDEAYQWAEEVRQKIASTEFQHADTTLKLTVSGGVAASADSGPIAEEMWENVQERLDFAKNSGGNFVASLRQLQNEDAAGGSHGRLFDGTTTSDVLRPAFVHLSTTTPADEVIAAFAKHDLDVAPVLDAQRQFAGAITRDVVQNRAVRSRELTAAELVDPNFPQMDSNASFSELVNFFAEHPTPCVAIVDHGKPLGFVSRDDLALLSEPLDSSSYAESIDDIPTTEFYVVSRPQLLEVGAEA, from the coding sequence ATGGCTTCCAAAGCCGCTGCGGCGGCGATGTCGCCAAAAGTCAACGCTCTTCTCGACTTCTTATCCGTCATTCAGCAAGAGACGTTTATGCAACGCCGACCGCTTCGCGTATTACTCGTATCTCAGGACCGCTCTTTCCTCCGCCGCACCGCCGAATTCTTAAGCGCCTGTCGCATAGCGGCGTATGTCGTCGCCGATGCCGAGCAGGCCGAGTGGGCGCTGGCCAGCCGTGAGCCCGATATCGTCGTTGTCGATACGGCGATGCCCAAAGCCTGGTCCGTACTGCAAAGTCCACGGCGGGAGCGGCACACCACCCAAGCTTACGTCTACGCCATCGCCATCACCGACGACGACTCGCCGGATCGCGTTTTTGAGGCGCTGGCCGGGGGCGCCGACGACATCATTCCGCGGCCTCTGCGATTTACAGAACTATTGGTGCGCGTACGCTCCGCCGCTCGGTCGCTGGAAGTGGAAAGCCGTCTCTATCGTCGCGTAGGTCGCCGCTCGACCAGCGGATTGGGCAACTCGGGCGTCTTGTTGCGTCTCTTGCGGGAAGATCTCCGCGACGCCGCCACCACCGGCAACGAAGTAAGCGTGGCGCTATTTGATATCGACTATGCTCTCCGCTTTGGCGCCGATTCCGGCTTCGACCGCATCGTCGAGCAAGTAACCTCGACCATCAGCGGCGAGATGCTTCCCACCTATCGCATGTGCCAGCCCTCGGTCGATCAATTGGCGGTCTTGCTGCCCAATTCCACTTCGGACGAAGCGTATCAATGGGCCGAAGAGGTCCGCCAAAAGATCGCCTCCACCGAGTTTCAACACGCCGATACCACGCTAAAATTGACGGTCAGCGGCGGCGTCGCCGCTTCGGCCGATTCGGGACCAATCGCCGAAGAAATGTGGGAAAACGTGCAGGAACGGCTCGATTTCGCGAAAAACTCCGGCGGCAATTTCGTCGCCTCGCTTCGGCAATTGCAAAACGAAGACGCCGCCGGCGGCTCGCATGGCCGCTTGTTTGACGGCACGACGACCTCCGATGTCCTGCGTCCCGCGTTCGTTCATCTCTCGACCACAACGCCGGCCGACGAAGTGATCGCCGCGTTCGCCAAGCATGATCTCGACGTCGCCCCGGTGCTGGACGCCCAGCGCCAATTTGCCGGCGCCATCACACGCGACGTGGTGCAAAACCGGGCCGTCCGCTCGCGCGAGCTAACCGCGGCCGAGTTGGTTGATCCCAACTTTCCGCAAATGGACTCGAACGCCTCGTTCAGCGAACTGGTCAACTTCTTCGCGGAACATCCCACCCCGTGCGTGGCGATCGTCGACCATGGCAAACCGCTTGGCTTCGTCTCTCGCGACGACCTGGCGCTGTTGAGCGAACCGCTTGATTCGTCCAGCTACGCCGAATCGATAGACGACATCCCGACCACCGAATTCTACGTTGTTAGTCGCCCGCAGTTGCTGGAAGTGGGCGCGGAAGCGTAA
- a CDS encoding protein kinase domain-containing protein, whose product MRQRIGAGGYGEVWTAEAPGGLQKAVKFVYGFHDEARAARELKALHRIRSVRHPFLLSLERVEVIDGQLVIVTELADKSLKDRFEECRTAGLPGVPRAELLRYLSDSAEGLDYMSEQHSLQHLDVKPENLLIVGDHSKVADFGLVKHLQDVTASMMAGLTPVYAAPEVFHDQPSKQSDQYSLAIVFQEMLTGALPFPGKTPAQLTAQHLSSKPRLNSLPEADRPIIDRALAKDPAQRFRNCREMLAALVAASDPASSLPATGVVAPHASTNNDTKTICAADTRTTETTEEDAPVGEKSATLEMSAPEAPSPISHQLWDDLPELQPARKEPVAWAAAESKHRPTLVIGVGGVGVRLAYSIEQKYRDSGKEQGQAWYQAIAVDTDTKTLNSMEIPPAMPEATDITRLLIPLRRPQSYRSESARITQSVSRRWLYNIPNSLATEGLRPLGRIAYLDHIDSVLQSIGDALDAVGDQSELTPNAVAGEPRVILMASINGGAGSGIVLDLAFAICHLLQKRGQELSDLEVMLVHAGPRKTDEQDLARSNGLACLTELHQILQSQKYPGDPSARIPEIDLRGFRRPTFQLLHWGDELKNGDYDRQIDELSDYLLMRARSRSGCYVDNLNANIAADEGGPPRINTFSTYTVPLSSRSATERYSCEIASAVVQRWLGGDDCAGSSDRRRMATLNKQEEEGDERQNRFERVLQEHVDQLVAEENLALDPLLQTMFMMVHNELGADPDEYFRAVLAQEFKQLDQPCDDPLQRSLKVFEFLDAVIGQSAAEMESSEKRSVSLYSEIAPKLRQSGEETAQKITAWLLSHLDMEEFRLQRTRDLRQSVDDYFRQLEDKARAMAERLQGEVYRHRQKLLDANYDSKDNRGRDRSKSAATDYDGWIKYAHLRTHGIALLGVCQFAQVVRAKLIDTNLAFKNVEGELKRLANFFDLEVGEVNDTSIRAVEPRFHEFLLVADRETRAKICEEHQGLENLLICTRDGAMKAAKMLENICRTVIIRAQTDLTQSSNSAALTGAPPREEIAKALTDCRPRLASLGGACAVSVFFPCSNIGESDVGTLPTAEGAAGLIPCDVPEVVYCQHVEGTPLRDAARMLVDNRPEYRDIAARLHGRIDVNWREL is encoded by the coding sequence GTGCGCCAAAGAATTGGCGCAGGCGGCTACGGCGAGGTATGGACCGCCGAAGCCCCCGGCGGACTGCAAAAGGCGGTGAAATTCGTTTATGGATTCCATGACGAAGCGCGCGCCGCTCGCGAACTGAAAGCGCTCCACCGCATCCGCAGCGTACGCCATCCCTTTCTGCTCTCTTTAGAGCGGGTCGAAGTGATTGACGGTCAATTGGTCATCGTGACCGAACTGGCCGACAAGAGTTTGAAGGACCGGTTTGAAGAGTGCCGCACCGCCGGCCTGCCGGGCGTCCCCCGAGCCGAACTGCTTCGCTATCTGAGCGACTCGGCCGAAGGGCTCGATTACATGAGCGAGCAGCACTCGCTCCAGCATCTGGATGTGAAGCCCGAGAATCTGCTGATCGTCGGCGACCACTCGAAAGTGGCCGACTTCGGGCTGGTGAAGCATCTGCAAGACGTCACCGCCTCGATGATGGCGGGACTGACGCCGGTCTATGCGGCGCCCGAAGTGTTTCATGATCAGCCGTCGAAACAAAGCGACCAATACAGCCTGGCGATCGTCTTCCAGGAAATGCTGACCGGCGCCCTCCCCTTCCCCGGCAAAACGCCGGCCCAGTTGACGGCGCAGCACCTCAGCAGCAAGCCGCGACTCAATTCGCTGCCGGAAGCGGATCGCCCGATCATCGATCGCGCGTTGGCCAAAGACCCCGCGCAGCGATTCCGCAACTGTCGCGAAATGCTGGCGGCGCTAGTAGCGGCGTCCGATCCCGCGTCGAGCTTGCCGGCCACCGGCGTTGTCGCGCCGCACGCGTCGACCAATAACGACACCAAGACGATCTGCGCCGCCGATACGCGCACCACCGAGACGACCGAAGAAGACGCTCCGGTTGGAGAGAAGTCGGCGACGCTGGAGATGTCGGCGCCTGAGGCGCCTTCGCCCATCTCGCATCAGCTGTGGGACGATCTGCCGGAGCTGCAGCCGGCCCGCAAAGAACCGGTCGCTTGGGCTGCCGCCGAGTCGAAACATCGTCCGACGTTGGTGATCGGCGTCGGCGGCGTTGGCGTTCGGCTCGCCTATTCGATCGAGCAAAAATATCGTGACAGCGGCAAGGAACAAGGACAAGCCTGGTACCAGGCGATCGCCGTCGATACCGACACGAAGACGTTGAACTCGATGGAGATTCCGCCGGCGATGCCGGAGGCGACCGACATCACGCGGTTGTTGATTCCGCTGCGTCGCCCGCAGTCGTATCGCAGCGAATCGGCGCGCATCACGCAGTCGGTCAGCCGCCGTTGGCTCTATAACATTCCGAATTCGCTGGCGACCGAAGGTCTTCGTCCGCTCGGCCGAATCGCCTATCTGGACCATATTGACTCGGTGTTGCAATCGATCGGCGATGCGCTGGATGCGGTTGGCGATCAGTCCGAACTGACGCCCAACGCCGTTGCCGGCGAACCTCGCGTCATCCTGATGGCGTCGATCAATGGCGGCGCCGGCAGCGGGATCGTGCTCGACCTGGCGTTCGCCATCTGTCACTTGCTGCAGAAGCGAGGACAGGAACTGAGCGATCTCGAAGTGATGTTGGTTCATGCCGGTCCGCGCAAGACGGACGAACAAGACTTGGCCCGCTCCAACGGGCTCGCCTGCTTGACCGAACTGCATCAGATCTTGCAATCGCAAAAGTACCCCGGCGATCCCTCGGCGCGGATTCCGGAGATTGATTTACGCGGCTTTCGGCGTCCCACCTTTCAGCTGTTGCACTGGGGGGATGAACTAAAAAATGGGGACTACGACCGCCAGATTGACGAGCTTTCCGATTACCTGCTGATGCGGGCCCGCAGTCGCAGCGGTTGTTACGTCGACAACCTGAACGCCAACATCGCCGCCGACGAAGGGGGCCCGCCGAGGATCAACACCTTCTCAACCTACACCGTTCCGCTCAGTTCTCGCTCGGCGACCGAACGCTATAGCTGCGAGATCGCCAGCGCCGTCGTCCAGCGATGGCTCGGTGGCGACGACTGCGCTGGCAGCTCGGATCGCCGCCGGATGGCGACGCTCAACAAGCAAGAAGAGGAAGGAGACGAGCGTCAAAATCGTTTTGAACGCGTGCTGCAAGAACATGTCGATCAGCTGGTGGCGGAAGAGAACCTGGCGCTCGATCCGCTGCTGCAGACGATGTTCATGATGGTGCACAACGAACTTGGCGCCGATCCCGACGAGTATTTCCGCGCCGTCCTCGCCCAAGAGTTTAAACAGCTGGACCAGCCATGTGACGATCCGCTGCAGCGGTCGCTGAAGGTCTTTGAGTTTCTCGATGCGGTGATCGGCCAAAGTGCGGCCGAGATGGAGTCGAGCGAGAAACGCTCCGTTTCGCTCTATAGCGAGATTGCGCCGAAGTTGCGCCAATCGGGAGAAGAGACCGCTCAGAAGATCACCGCCTGGTTGCTATCGCACTTGGACATGGAAGAGTTTCGCCTGCAGCGGACCCGCGACTTGCGGCAGTCGGTGGACGACTATTTCCGGCAGCTAGAAGACAAAGCCCGCGCGATGGCCGAGCGGCTACAGGGCGAAGTCTATCGCCATCGCCAAAAGCTGCTCGACGCCAATTACGACAGCAAAGACAATCGGGGCCGCGATCGCAGCAAGAGCGCCGCGACCGACTACGATGGTTGGATCAAGTACGCCCATCTGCGGACGCATGGCATCGCCTTGTTGGGCGTATGTCAGTTCGCCCAGGTAGTACGCGCGAAACTGATCGATACCAACCTGGCGTTTAAGAATGTGGAAGGAGAACTGAAGCGGCTGGCGAACTTCTTTGACCTGGAAGTAGGCGAAGTCAACGATACTTCGATTCGCGCCGTCGAACCGCGTTTCCACGAATTCCTGCTAGTCGCCGATCGCGAAACGCGGGCCAAGATTTGCGAAGAGCACCAAGGGCTCGAGAACTTGCTCATCTGCACCCGCGATGGCGCCATGAAGGCGGCCAAGATGCTAGAGAACATCTGCCGAACCGTCATCATTCGGGCTCAGACCGATCTGACGCAGAGCTCCAATTCGGCGGCGCTCACCGGCGCCCCGCCCCGCGAAGAAATCGCCAAGGCGCTGACCGATTGTCGGCCCCGTCTCGCTTCGTTGGGAGGAGCATGTGCGGTCAGCGTCTTCTTCCCCTGCTCGAACATTGGGGAGTCGGATGTCGGAACCCTACCGACCGCCGAAGGCGCCGCCGGGTTGATCCCGTGCGACGTGCCGGAGGTCGTCTATTGTCAGCATGTCGAAGGGACGCCGCTGCGAGATGCGGCCCGAATGCTGGTTGACAATCGACCCGAGTACCGCGATATCGCAGCGCGGCTACACGGGCGAATTGACGTCAACTGGCGCGAGCTTTAA
- a CDS encoding FHA domain-containing protein yields MHTEVLFDPQVGAPFFEIISAESGETRKLGIEKFPFSIGRNDSCDYPVESGRVSREHALLLKEGSQYLLRDLNSTNGTFVNGEKITEKIISDGDTLMVADIEFDFHSGNQSQQRQTVTLQMDGGGAAPTEVGSFFDSLQAFRRWQEIAAVGGVRVDFDGIYDLASGDPFGFLVRRMIDSNVSPDDPISRKILDTECRLTERLQRLHRLRAYVAAEMLPENSCLFLRPEQYEIGSTSFLDSVAYARDQSPEARRTVIVIPDESVCELPFFREFMNELQSIGCETAFAGYHPSKSRLEDYLDLAPDYIEFHETVAREIDGDQQLQESMREAIRVCQEKHIVTIATGVHAEASAQRFRDLGANMSRGRYRRRDAGQA; encoded by the coding sequence ATGCACACAGAAGTCTTGTTCGATCCGCAAGTAGGCGCCCCGTTCTTCGAAATCATTTCGGCGGAGAGCGGCGAGACGCGAAAACTGGGGATTGAAAAGTTTCCTTTCTCGATCGGGCGCAATGATTCGTGCGACTACCCGGTCGAATCGGGGAGAGTTTCGCGCGAACATGCGCTGCTGTTGAAAGAAGGCAGCCAGTACTTACTCCGCGATCTAAACAGCACCAACGGCACCTTCGTCAACGGTGAGAAGATCACCGAAAAGATCATCTCGGATGGCGATACGTTAATGGTCGCCGATATCGAATTCGATTTTCATAGCGGCAATCAATCGCAGCAGCGGCAGACCGTCACGCTGCAGATGGATGGCGGCGGCGCCGCGCCGACTGAAGTAGGCTCTTTTTTCGATTCGCTGCAGGCCTTTCGCCGGTGGCAAGAGATCGCCGCCGTGGGTGGCGTGCGCGTCGACTTTGACGGCATCTACGATCTAGCCAGCGGCGATCCGTTTGGATTTCTCGTGCGGCGCATGATCGATAGCAACGTCAGTCCTGACGATCCAATCAGCCGCAAGATTCTCGATACCGAGTGCCGATTGACCGAGCGTTTGCAGCGTTTGCATCGCCTGCGGGCCTATGTGGCGGCCGAGATGCTGCCTGAAAACTCCTGTCTTTTTTTGCGGCCCGAACAATACGAAATCGGCTCGACCAGCTTCCTCGATTCGGTCGCCTACGCTCGCGATCAATCGCCCGAAGCGCGGCGGACGGTGATCGTCATCCCGGATGAATCGGTTTGCGAGCTGCCGTTCTTTCGCGAGTTTATGAACGAATTGCAATCGATCGGCTGCGAGACGGCGTTCGCCGGCTACCATCCGTCGAAGTCGCGGCTGGAGGACTACTTGGACCTCGCCCCCGACTACATCGAATTTCATGAGACGGTCGCTCGTGAGATTGACGGCGACCAACAGCTGCAAGAGTCGATGCGCGAAGCGATTCGCGTCTGCCAAGAGAAGCACATTGTTACGATTGCGACTGGGGTGCATGCCGAGGCGAGCGCGCAGCGGTTCCGCGACCTGGGAGCGAATATGAGTCGAGGAAGGTATCGACGACGCGACGCTGGGCAAGCGTAG
- a CDS encoding AAA family ATPase, which produces MSSAATLDLKNTLLASLMSDENFRPEEPKSLEETRLSPQLIESLICKLLLNIGSASGRQIAEKICLPFGILDALFVSLRTRQILQHTGSAALNDFVYALTDQGRTRAQSYMASCTYFGAAPVILEDYITSVEAQSIRNEAPQRDQLEEAFKGLSVDDDLFDNLGPAVNSGAGLFLYGAPGNGKTTLAKRITACYGQHIWIPRTIIEDGQYVKLFDTVYHEVIEEAQSSILKADSYDHRWVKIRRPTVIVGGELTMDSLEIRHDVINNIGEASLQMKSNCGCLLIDDFGRQRMEPTQLLNRWIVPLENRVDYQALANGKKIQVPFEQLIIFSTNLEPKDLTDDAFLRRIPYKIEVRDAQLDEFRTLFRIFAKQFNCEYNAAAVDHLVEKHYLPTNRPMRRCQPRDLLGQVRNYCIYKGLPLEMKPEYFDRVVKSYFTVVAGDE; this is translated from the coding sequence GTGTCGTCTGCCGCTACGCTCGATCTGAAAAACACCTTGCTCGCCTCGCTGATGTCGGACGAAAACTTTCGTCCTGAAGAACCAAAGTCGTTGGAAGAGACGCGACTCTCTCCTCAGTTGATCGAATCGTTGATCTGCAAGCTGTTGCTGAACATCGGTTCGGCCAGCGGTCGTCAGATCGCCGAGAAGATCTGCCTGCCGTTTGGCATTCTAGACGCGCTGTTCGTATCGCTTCGCACGCGGCAAATTTTGCAACATACCGGTTCGGCGGCGCTCAACGATTTCGTCTACGCGCTGACCGACCAAGGGCGGACCCGCGCCCAGTCGTATATGGCCAGTTGCACCTATTTCGGGGCTGCGCCGGTCATTTTGGAAGATTACATCACCTCGGTCGAAGCCCAGTCGATCCGCAACGAAGCGCCGCAGCGAGACCAGCTGGAAGAGGCCTTCAAAGGACTCTCGGTCGACGATGATCTGTTCGACAATCTCGGCCCGGCCGTGAACTCGGGCGCCGGACTCTTTCTCTACGGGGCCCCGGGCAACGGCAAAACGACGCTAGCAAAGCGGATTACCGCCTGCTACGGTCAGCATATCTGGATCCCGCGCACGATCATCGAAGATGGCCAATACGTCAAGCTGTTCGATACCGTCTATCACGAAGTGATCGAAGAGGCTCAGAGCAGCATCCTGAAGGCGGACAGCTACGACCATCGTTGGGTTAAGATTCGGCGACCCACGGTGATTGTGGGTGGCGAACTTACGATGGACAGTTTGGAAATCAGACACGACGTCATCAACAACATCGGCGAAGCGTCGCTGCAGATGAAGAGCAATTGCGGCTGTCTGTTGATCGACGACTTTGGACGACAGCGAATGGAGCCGACGCAGCTGCTCAACCGCTGGATCGTACCGCTCGAAAATCGGGTCGACTACCAGGCGCTAGCAAACGGCAAGAAGATCCAGGTACCGTTTGAACAGCTGATCATCTTCTCGACCAACCTCGAGCCCAAAGATCTGACCGACGACGCCTTCTTGCGTCGCATTCCTTACAAGATCGAAGTCCGCGACGCGCAGCTCGACGAGTTCCGTACTCTCTTCCGGATCTTCGCCAAGCAGTTCAACTGCGAGTACAACGCCGCCGCGGTCGACCACCTGGTCGAAAAGCACTACCTGCCCACCAATCGCCCGATGCGACGTTGCCAGCCCCGCGACTTGCTGGGCCAGGTCCGCAACTACTGCATCTACAAAGGGCTCCCGCTGGAGATGAAGCCTGAGTATTTTGACCGGGTGGTGAAGAGCTACTTTACGGTGGTGGCGGGGGACGAATAA